A genomic window from bacterium includes:
- the tnpB gene encoding IS66 family insertion sequence element accessory protein TnpB: MIQLAPQMRIRVAIEPADFRKGIDGLARLARDELDSDPFSGWIFVFRNRKATAVKILVYDGQGFWLCYKRLSSGRFRFWPGGKTQRSLEAHELQVLLSAGDYSAARAAPAWRRLRVASQ, from the coding sequence ATGATCCAGCTTGCGCCGCAGATGCGCATCCGGGTCGCGATCGAGCCCGCGGACTTCCGGAAGGGTATTGATGGCTTGGCCCGGCTGGCTCGCGACGAGCTCGACAGCGACCCGTTCTCCGGCTGGATCTTTGTCTTCCGCAACCGCAAGGCGACGGCGGTGAAGATCCTGGTCTACGACGGCCAGGGATTCTGGCTCTGCTACAAGCGGCTATCCAGCGGCCGGTTCCGGTTCTGGCCGGGAGGAAAGACGCAACGGTCACTGGAAGCCCATGAGCTCCAAGTGTTGCTTTCGGCAGGCGATTACTCAGCGGCGCGGGCCGCGCCTGCGTGGCGTCGCCTGCGTGTCGCCAGCCAGTGA
- a CDS encoding DUF4338 domain-containing protein, whose protein sequence is MEVKLSYRGREVTHGDITFINELIARHPGASRRRLSALLCEAWDWRQANGELRDMVCRGLMLKLHRARLIELPPVRFVPRNNVVVRPTPQRALIDRTPLCRSLKEIRPLEILQVRRTRGEAFYDGLIEEYHYLGYTRPVGEHLKYLILASERPVACMAWGSAPRHLGPRDRFIGWSGEARRRNVRYLAYNTRFLILPWVEVAHLASHLLGRMARVLSQDWERLYSHPIYYLETFVDPARFRGTCYLAANWIALGQTTGIGHNARTKKVTQPKKEVLGYPLRKDFRELLAAP, encoded by the coding sequence ATGGAAGTGAAGCTGAGTTACCGCGGTCGCGAGGTCACGCACGGCGACATCACTTTCATCAATGAGCTCATTGCCCGCCACCCTGGCGCGAGCCGCCGTCGGCTGTCGGCACTTCTCTGCGAGGCTTGGGACTGGAGACAAGCCAACGGCGAGTTGCGGGACATGGTCTGCCGCGGCCTGATGCTCAAGTTGCATCGCGCCCGGCTCATCGAGCTACCCCCCGTGCGCTTTGTTCCCCGCAACAACGTGGTCGTTCGGCCCACGCCTCAGAGAGCCTTGATCGACCGCACGCCGCTGTGCAGGAGTCTGAAAGAGATTCGGCCACTCGAGATCCTCCAGGTCCGGCGCACGCGGGGGGAGGCGTTCTACGATGGCCTGATCGAGGAGTACCACTACCTCGGCTACACGCGGCCGGTGGGCGAGCACCTGAAGTACTTGATCCTGGCCTCGGAGCGACCGGTGGCGTGTATGGCGTGGGGCTCGGCACCGCGCCATCTGGGCCCGCGCGACCGTTTCATCGGTTGGTCGGGCGAGGCGCGGCGTCGCAACGTTCGCTATCTGGCTTACAACACCCGGTTCCTGATCCTCCCCTGGGTGGAGGTGGCGCATCTGGCGTCGCATCTTCTGGGGCGAATGGCGCGGGTGCTGTCGCAGGACTGGGAGCGCCTCTACAGCCACCCGATCTATTACCTCGAGACCTTCGTGGATCCAGCCCGTTTCCGCGGCACATGCTACCTCGCAGCCAACTGGATCGCCCTAGGTCAGACCACAGGCATCGGCCATAACGCGCGGACGAAGAAGGTAACCCAGCCGAAGAAGGAAGTGTTGGGCTATCCGCTGCGCAAAGATTTCCGCGAGCTGCTTGCGGCACCATGA